One genomic region from Pelagicoccus sp. SDUM812003 encodes:
- a CDS encoding rhamnogalacturonan acetylesterase, whose amino-acid sequence MRVISFLSIACALVALGASQKTFGDEPEADPETDRNLPRLFVAGDSTAAPGGEGRVGWAVPFADYFDSEKVTVLNKARGGRSSRTFITEGHWDKLLQELEPGDVVLIQFGHNDGGAINREPPGSTRPLRARGSLPGLGDESVFIENAVTGKGEIVYTFGHYIRKMVSDVRERGGQPVLLSLTARNLWKDGRLERGSGMYGYWDYELAKELDVPFVDVTGLAVEKMEPMGSKEALDALFPKDYVHTGAEGARLHAEVVVAGLKGLRPSPVDGWLSEMGEAVEKDDPTWLNLPFPARTDLPTLFLIGDSTVRNGRGDGWNGEWGWGDYLDPHFNENRVNVVNRAVGGLSSRTFYTSVFWKRVKDMIRPGDFVMMQFGHNDNIALNDAKRARGTIKGTGEETEVIDNMVTGKREVVHTYGWYLRQFIKEARELGATPIVCSLVPRKKWNEDGTITRSPDSYAGWARTVAEQENVAFVDLNSIIADRYDALGKRAVDPLFADAHTHTSKQGAVLNARCVAQGLWALEENPLSGLMTVNVANTGNIRFALDASSPEDGIRVAKDHVYDPESGYGYDLGTSASDGAFFFSVKAEDGNYRIAIEFGDEDEASSNTVKAESRRLLLEKVETEQGERVVRSVIVNTRDAYLVPPEKYAPGGTKVALNEREIGTLHWDDKLTLEFNGEAPSVRSLSIEKAEAPTVYLIGDSTVTDQPYEPAASWGQMLPRFFKPEVAVANHAESGETMKSFISGLRLAKVLQGMKEGDYLFIQFTHNDQKRQWPQTYVEAGTTYKAYLRMLIEEARLRGATPVLVTSMQRRNFDENGKIVSTLGDYPDAMRQVAKAEKVALIDLEKMSVDLYEALGVEKAPLAFSNDGKDATHHNNYGAYELAKCVAEGIRQSKLPLRKALVDSFDGFDPKRPDDVEAFDLAESPISSDIAPLGN is encoded by the coding sequence ATGAGAGTTATTTCCTTTCTTTCGATCGCCTGCGCGTTAGTTGCGTTGGGCGCCTCCCAGAAGACTTTTGGTGACGAACCGGAAGCGGATCCTGAAACGGATCGGAATCTGCCGCGTCTCTTCGTGGCGGGGGATTCCACCGCCGCCCCGGGCGGAGAGGGCCGCGTAGGCTGGGCGGTGCCGTTTGCCGACTATTTCGATAGCGAGAAGGTGACGGTGCTCAACAAGGCGCGGGGAGGTCGCAGCAGTCGCACCTTCATCACCGAAGGGCATTGGGACAAGCTGCTGCAGGAGCTGGAGCCGGGAGACGTGGTTCTGATCCAGTTTGGGCATAACGACGGAGGCGCCATCAACCGCGAGCCTCCCGGGTCGACGCGGCCGCTGCGAGCGCGCGGATCGCTGCCGGGCTTGGGCGATGAGAGCGTCTTCATCGAGAACGCTGTCACCGGAAAGGGCGAGATCGTGTATACGTTTGGCCACTACATTCGCAAAATGGTTTCCGATGTGAGGGAACGCGGAGGCCAGCCGGTGCTGCTATCGCTCACGGCGCGAAACCTCTGGAAAGACGGGCGTCTCGAGCGCGGTTCCGGTATGTATGGGTATTGGGACTACGAGTTGGCCAAGGAGTTGGACGTGCCGTTCGTCGACGTGACTGGACTTGCGGTGGAGAAGATGGAGCCGATGGGAAGCAAGGAGGCGTTGGACGCGCTTTTTCCCAAGGACTATGTGCATACCGGAGCGGAGGGCGCTCGCTTGCATGCCGAGGTGGTGGTGGCCGGATTGAAAGGGTTGCGCCCGAGTCCGGTCGATGGCTGGCTCTCGGAAATGGGCGAGGCTGTAGAAAAGGACGATCCGACCTGGCTGAATCTTCCGTTTCCCGCCCGGACCGATTTGCCGACCTTGTTTCTGATCGGCGACTCCACGGTGAGAAATGGTCGAGGCGATGGCTGGAATGGCGAATGGGGCTGGGGCGACTATTTGGACCCGCACTTCAACGAAAACAGGGTCAACGTGGTGAATCGAGCGGTCGGCGGCCTGAGCAGCCGCACCTTCTACACCAGCGTGTTCTGGAAGCGAGTGAAGGACATGATCAGGCCTGGAGATTTCGTGATGATGCAGTTCGGGCACAACGACAACATCGCCCTCAATGACGCCAAACGGGCTCGCGGTACTATCAAGGGAACGGGCGAGGAGACGGAGGTAATCGACAACATGGTCACCGGCAAGCGCGAGGTCGTGCATACCTACGGCTGGTACCTGAGGCAGTTCATCAAGGAGGCACGGGAGCTCGGCGCGACGCCTATCGTTTGCTCGCTGGTGCCGAGGAAAAAATGGAATGAAGACGGGACCATCACGCGCAGCCCGGACAGCTACGCGGGCTGGGCGCGGACGGTCGCCGAGCAGGAGAACGTCGCGTTCGTGGACCTGAACTCGATCATCGCGGACCGCTACGATGCCTTGGGAAAGCGAGCTGTCGATCCGCTCTTCGCCGATGCTCACACTCATACCAGCAAGCAGGGAGCTGTTTTGAACGCTCGCTGTGTGGCTCAGGGACTGTGGGCCCTCGAGGAGAATCCTCTGTCTGGACTGATGACGGTGAACGTGGCCAATACCGGAAACATCCGCTTCGCGCTTGATGCTTCTTCCCCTGAAGACGGTATTCGCGTAGCGAAGGATCATGTCTACGATCCGGAAAGTGGATACGGCTACGATCTTGGCACGAGCGCCAGCGATGGGGCGTTTTTCTTTTCCGTGAAAGCGGAGGATGGCAACTATCGCATCGCTATCGAGTTCGGCGACGAAGACGAGGCGAGCTCCAACACGGTGAAAGCGGAGTCGCGCCGTCTGCTCCTCGAAAAGGTCGAGACCGAACAAGGGGAGAGAGTCGTTCGTAGCGTAATCGTGAATACGCGAGACGCTTATCTCGTCCCTCCGGAAAAATACGCTCCTGGCGGAACCAAGGTTGCTCTGAACGAGCGAGAGATCGGGACGTTGCACTGGGACGACAAGTTGACGCTGGAGTTCAATGGGGAAGCTCCCAGCGTACGTTCGTTGTCGATCGAAAAGGCGGAGGCGCCGACCGTTTATCTGATAGGCGACTCCACGGTGACCGATCAGCCCTACGAACCCGCGGCGAGCTGGGGGCAGATGCTGCCACGTTTCTTCAAGCCGGAAGTCGCGGTGGCGAACCATGCGGAATCGGGCGAAACCATGAAATCCTTCATCAGCGGGCTGCGTCTGGCGAAAGTCCTGCAGGGGATGAAGGAGGGCGACTACCTGTTTATCCAGTTCACCCACAACGACCAGAAGCGTCAGTGGCCGCAGACCTACGTGGAAGCGGGCACCACCTACAAGGCGTATCTGAGGATGCTGATCGAGGAAGCGCGGCTGCGCGGCGCCACGCCGGTGCTAGTGACTTCCATGCAGCGCCGCAACTTCGACGAGAACGGCAAGATCGTCAGCACGCTCGGCGACTATCCTGATGCCATGCGTCAGGTGGCCAAGGCGGAGAAGGTGGCTCTGATCGACTTGGAGAAGATGAGCGTCGACCTCTACGAGGCTCTCGGGGTTGAAAAGGCTCCGCTGGCCTTCAGCAACGACGGCAAGGACGCGACGCACCACAACAACTACGGCGCCTATGAGCTGGCCAAGTGCGTCGCGGAAGGCATTCGCCAGAGCAAGCTGCCATTGCGCAAGGCCTTGGTGGATTCCTTTGACGGCTTCGATCCTAAGCGGCCCGACGACGTGGAAGCCTTCGACCTCGCCGAAAGCCCCATAAGCAGTGATATAGCTCCGCTGGGAAACTAG
- a CDS encoding TonB-dependent receptor, with amino-acid sequence MIPMTPNMQPTTCRKAAKLSLALLLTLSPLAAFGQEEDEKLFELDAFVVEGSIRESLIEGVEIKRNNFQMVDAIIAEDIGKFPDNNVVEALQRVTGVQVTDRAGGEVSTVSIRGMNDIATTVNGRNIFTASGRSVALADIPASLLNRVDVFKTRSAEHLEQGIAGVIDVKTQRPFYFDGRKSVISARFINQEQEGSYDPNVSFMTTNTWETDAGKFGALINLSYAETNYRDQSVTAGAMVPFTTNNPPPGWGPYERIFLTDGRVTENPIWQAGLDAGLPSEAGSTLTFNGEEYEYVLSRDAVFASDFTGHRERPAANISLQFAPDESSEYTFEAFYNGYRNEGFNSLHFSFVDWWGNLGEHSAELYPGTNIVKSRENVKDVYGFQSGDLTVSKTDSYLFALGGKWSISDNLKLTADLSYQDSTFESDFLAMRTERVHSQIDVDFSSESGYPSWNFGEADDLTNPANWTIAQLYDNSYRNEGDAIEFLFDGDYNADWGIIDALRFGLRYDDRGAVEANRFLDRNNGLPGEIGYVPFLGQRLSDHPELAYQNSGFFDGNTDVPSSWLVGNGHYIFNNHDEILDLYGLPGTDTHQLTTNFKIDEVTTSAYVVADFRTDVGERRLDGQFGFRFVNVDTDMEFFDLQNSVWTDDSTSTDDILPSFTVRYDWTPHFRTRFSYGETLRRPGFVDLNPIIRYVEDVTNIGYGTASGGNPNLRATTSKNYDLAFEYYFEDAGAVYATVFKRKIDGLVVSFRNRVTYEGYDYILSQPDNASNGELDGVEFGWVYFPEELPGILDGFGVQASYTMLDSIQDIPVTDDTGEVVGTDTSPFFGVSDSSYSVVLAYEKEKWNSRLSYVWREDWLNNNEAAQFANPIGVYRAPQQSLDFQLTYNVSDNFKLTFDATNLTDEIYQSYYEHPETNGFGNWLISRTFALGARYSF; translated from the coding sequence ATGATCCCCATGACCCCCAACATGCAACCTACCACGTGTAGGAAGGCAGCGAAGCTGTCACTTGCGCTTCTTCTCACCCTCTCTCCGCTGGCCGCGTTCGGTCAGGAAGAGGACGAGAAGTTGTTTGAACTCGATGCCTTCGTGGTAGAAGGCAGCATCCGCGAGAGTCTCATCGAAGGCGTTGAGATCAAGCGCAACAACTTCCAGATGGTCGACGCGATCATCGCGGAAGACATCGGCAAGTTCCCGGACAACAACGTGGTGGAAGCTCTCCAGCGCGTGACCGGCGTTCAGGTGACGGACCGCGCCGGTGGTGAAGTCTCCACGGTCTCCATCCGCGGCATGAACGACATCGCCACCACGGTCAACGGTCGCAACATTTTCACCGCGTCCGGCCGTTCCGTCGCTCTCGCCGACATCCCGGCCTCGCTGCTGAATCGTGTCGACGTTTTCAAGACCCGTTCCGCCGAGCACCTGGAGCAAGGCATCGCCGGTGTGATCGACGTGAAGACGCAGCGCCCGTTCTACTTCGACGGTCGTAAGTCCGTGATTTCCGCCCGCTTCATCAATCAGGAGCAGGAAGGCAGCTACGATCCGAACGTCAGCTTCATGACCACCAACACGTGGGAAACGGATGCGGGCAAGTTCGGAGCTCTGATCAATCTTTCGTATGCGGAAACCAACTACCGCGACCAAAGCGTGACCGCAGGGGCCATGGTTCCCTTCACCACGAACAATCCTCCTCCGGGCTGGGGCCCTTACGAGCGCATCTTCCTTACCGATGGTCGCGTGACGGAAAACCCCATCTGGCAGGCTGGACTTGATGCCGGTCTCCCATCCGAGGCGGGATCCACGCTCACCTTCAACGGTGAAGAATACGAGTACGTGCTTTCTCGCGACGCGGTTTTCGCCAGCGACTTCACCGGTCACCGCGAACGTCCGGCCGCCAACATCTCTCTACAGTTCGCTCCGGATGAAAGCTCCGAGTACACCTTCGAAGCCTTCTACAACGGCTACCGCAACGAAGGTTTCAACTCTCTGCACTTCTCCTTCGTGGACTGGTGGGGCAACTTGGGCGAGCACTCCGCCGAGCTCTACCCGGGCACCAACATCGTCAAGTCGCGTGAGAACGTGAAGGACGTGTACGGTTTCCAGAGTGGAGACCTAACCGTGAGCAAGACCGATAGCTACCTCTTCGCCCTCGGAGGCAAGTGGAGCATCAGCGACAACCTCAAGCTGACCGCGGACCTGTCCTATCAGGATAGCACCTTCGAAAGCGACTTCCTTGCTATGCGTACCGAGCGCGTGCACAGTCAGATCGACGTGGATTTCAGTTCGGAATCCGGATATCCGTCATGGAATTTCGGTGAAGCCGACGATCTGACCAACCCGGCGAATTGGACCATCGCTCAGCTCTACGACAACTCCTACCGCAACGAAGGTGACGCGATCGAGTTCCTGTTCGACGGCGACTACAATGCGGATTGGGGCATCATCGACGCTTTGCGCTTCGGTCTCCGCTACGATGATCGTGGCGCCGTTGAAGCGAATCGCTTCCTCGACCGAAACAACGGACTTCCGGGCGAGATTGGATATGTTCCGTTCCTTGGCCAGCGCCTTAGCGATCATCCTGAACTGGCCTACCAGAACTCAGGCTTCTTCGATGGAAACACCGACGTTCCGAGCTCCTGGTTGGTTGGAAACGGCCACTACATTTTCAACAACCACGATGAGATCCTCGATCTGTACGGCCTGCCCGGCACCGACACTCACCAGTTGACGACCAACTTCAAGATCGATGAAGTCACCACCAGCGCCTACGTGGTAGCGGATTTCCGTACGGATGTCGGCGAGCGCAGGCTCGACGGCCAGTTCGGATTCCGTTTTGTAAATGTGGATACGGATATGGAGTTCTTCGATCTCCAGAACAGTGTTTGGACCGATGACTCGACCTCGACCGACGACATCCTGCCAAGCTTCACCGTTCGCTACGATTGGACTCCTCACTTCCGTACTCGTTTCAGCTACGGAGAGACCCTGCGTCGCCCAGGCTTCGTGGACCTCAACCCGATCATCCGCTATGTTGAAGACGTGACCAATATCGGATACGGTACCGCCTCTGGTGGTAACCCCAACCTCCGCGCTACGACATCGAAAAACTACGACCTCGCGTTCGAATACTACTTTGAAGACGCCGGCGCGGTTTACGCCACGGTCTTCAAGCGCAAGATCGATGGCTTGGTCGTTAGCTTCCGCAACCGCGTGACCTACGAAGGATACGACTACATCCTCTCGCAGCCGGACAACGCTTCCAATGGCGAGCTGGACGGTGTCGAATTCGGATGGGTCTACTTCCCTGAAGAGCTGCCCGGCATCCTTGACGGATTTGGCGTGCAGGCCTCCTACACCATGCTGGATTCGATCCAGGATATCCCGGTCACCGACGATACTGGTGAAGTTGTCGGTACCGACACCTCTCCCTTCTTCGGTGTATCCGATTCGTCCTACAGCGTGGTGCTCGCCTACGAAAAGGAAAAGTGGAACAGCCGCCTCTCCTACGTCTGGCGTGAAGATTGGCTCAACAACAACGAGGCTGCTCAGTTCGCGAACCCGATCGGCGTCTACCGCGCTCCGCAGCAGAGCTTGGACTTCCAGCTGACCTACAACGTCTCTGACAACTTCAAGCTGACCTTCGACGCGACCAACCTCACTGACGAAATCTACCAGAGCTACTACGAGCATCCCGAAACCAACGGCTTCGGCAACTGGCTCATCAGCCGTACCTTCGCCCTCGGCGCTCGCTACAGCTTCTAG
- a CDS encoding HDOD domain-containing protein, which yields MSFDQIEKINLELLLEYSSSLPASPRIFARLSQLIQNEDTALDYITSLVKMDPGLAAQILRVTNSAYYGASFKINDLDTAISRIGFREVQKVLSMVVAHECFYQALPLYGITATEFADQCVDVAVTSETLAKRVGFDPNNPYITGLLHIIGKLAINLYLERLDQLADISGLVSESRPLESVEMDLFGMTHHRVGAELLSHWQFEPACWQPIKNQSYPASASTFLKETALLSLARWIATKLAKYDWEDATPEHIRSALSLLGIDPLDIPMLIDEARFEINDRKNMLSMLL from the coding sequence ATGTCCTTCGATCAGATCGAGAAAATCAACTTGGAGCTGCTACTGGAATATTCCTCCAGCCTTCCCGCCTCCCCGCGCATCTTCGCTCGACTCTCCCAGCTGATCCAAAACGAGGACACCGCTCTAGACTACATCACCTCCCTGGTGAAGATGGACCCCGGTCTGGCCGCCCAGATCCTTCGGGTCACCAACAGCGCCTACTACGGAGCCTCGTTTAAAATCAACGACTTGGACACCGCGATCAGCCGCATCGGCTTTCGCGAGGTGCAAAAGGTCCTATCCATGGTGGTCGCTCACGAGTGCTTCTACCAAGCCCTGCCCCTGTACGGCATCACCGCCACCGAGTTCGCCGACCAATGCGTCGACGTGGCGGTCACCTCCGAAACCCTGGCCAAGCGCGTCGGCTTCGATCCCAACAACCCCTACATCACCGGGCTGCTCCACATCATCGGCAAACTGGCCATCAACCTCTACCTCGAACGACTCGACCAGTTGGCCGACATATCAGGCCTCGTAAGCGAATCGCGACCGCTGGAGAGCGTCGAAATGGATCTCTTCGGCATGACCCACCACCGCGTAGGCGCGGAGCTGCTCAGTCATTGGCAGTTCGAGCCCGCGTGCTGGCAGCCCATAAAAAACCAGTCCTACCCGGCCTCGGCCTCCACCTTTCTCAAGGAAACCGCCTTGCTCTCGCTGGCCCGCTGGATCGCCACCAAACTCGCCAAGTACGATTGGGAGGACGCCACTCCCGAGCACATCCGAAGCGCCCTTTCCCTCCTCGGAATCGACCCTCTTGATATCCCAATGCTCATCGACGAAGCCCGCTTCGAAATAAATGACCGAAAGAACATGCTTTCGATGCTCTTGTAA
- a CDS encoding tetratricopeptide repeat protein, producing MTERTCFRCSCNLESPAPQPPPPTTLALLKTYLRLRLAKRLAGFACLAFACLSVSSPEIEYRTLPQLLQEGTRAFASGNYTAAAAAFTSIREHYQEEPIWNSSELPKKLLPLNGFASLKSKRYAEASDALLLYLNDFACGDQTEHFARFLYAVSLLRSDKLDAAREAFDQIRDAAANTAFSDLATLQQARLSPPEKSIPLLESLLRSSKSRRIAAQAALQLAALLSEQSRPNQAALRLVSHNWSDAPMPEHASLAFLAFELADQLAPSSPAIALQLYQLAPPHEELVHKQRRQIRELQETLSDRSPQLETEQRLWTDFYQETLANLTRQLAALEEQPNYDDALDLRKARCFLQTQRPIEAWLLLEGIALDPNSEHADLAHLEWISAARSMQAWKASSIIGQAYIERYPESPAVAQALYWIAQAQIDTEAYQDALQTLNSLVNQSDIAQSLRTSAVYFIGICRAQLEQLDLAIEAFKTAYALQPDSLLAAQAKLWQGICLFQKSEYTQAIACYRTVLSQEAWLSLHGEAGYRIALCHYADNDDQTASQQLEDWFASYPRHARQDEAYMLYGDLLRDASRTGEAINAYLKVSNDDRELRFFALSTCIPLLREGDQADKALALLKDYLQALVPAKHVGAAHAIACDLLTETGQRDAARELLTRTIERYGNDAHARGTTDLILRASKEGALQPEALGEQALKGNRHTLASRCLLAVSQTLQLDGNHPEAKRRNLELVSKFSIDDLPPECLLAAGTALGDIGSVDASDYFDRILEAFPDSGFGQHARIQLARLHLNADSYESALEQLAHVSIDELTPSLRAEAMTLLAKSSFELHRYDACRDACDGILRDRASTHQQKAEALFRIGEIEARQERPEQAYAYFQRIFTLYRSERELCASAYFNCMKILYRKTRYDDSLALAEELLVQDDLESFPAYLAARDLADEIRQMQ from the coding sequence ATGACCGAAAGAACATGCTTTCGATGCTCTTGTAATCTGGAATCCCCGGCTCCCCAACCGCCGCCCCCCACGACCCTAGCCCTCCTTAAAACGTACCTTCGCCTCCGTCTCGCAAAACGGCTGGCCGGGTTCGCCTGCCTCGCATTCGCCTGCCTCAGCGTCTCGTCACCGGAGATCGAATACAGAACCCTGCCCCAGCTGCTCCAAGAAGGCACGCGCGCCTTCGCGAGCGGAAACTATACCGCGGCAGCGGCAGCCTTCACCTCCATCCGCGAACACTATCAGGAGGAACCGATCTGGAACAGCAGCGAGCTTCCAAAAAAGCTTCTGCCTCTCAATGGATTCGCTTCGTTGAAATCGAAGCGCTACGCCGAAGCGTCGGACGCCCTGCTCCTCTACCTCAACGACTTCGCTTGCGGAGACCAAACCGAGCACTTCGCTCGCTTTCTCTACGCGGTCAGCTTGCTTCGTAGTGATAAGTTGGATGCGGCTCGCGAGGCCTTCGACCAGATACGCGACGCGGCGGCGAACACCGCGTTTTCCGACCTCGCCACTTTGCAGCAAGCCAGACTCTCCCCGCCGGAGAAAAGCATCCCCTTGCTGGAATCTCTGCTGCGCTCTTCCAAATCCCGACGCATCGCCGCGCAAGCCGCCTTGCAGCTTGCCGCCCTGCTTTCCGAGCAATCCCGCCCCAACCAGGCCGCCCTGCGTCTCGTCAGCCACAACTGGAGCGACGCGCCCATGCCGGAGCACGCCAGCCTGGCCTTCCTAGCCTTCGAACTGGCCGATCAGCTCGCCCCCTCATCCCCCGCTATCGCCCTACAGCTCTATCAACTCGCCCCTCCCCACGAGGAGCTGGTACACAAGCAGCGACGTCAAATACGCGAGCTGCAGGAGACCTTGAGCGATCGATCCCCCCAGCTCGAAACCGAACAGCGCCTCTGGACCGACTTCTACCAGGAAACCTTGGCCAACCTGACACGCCAGCTCGCCGCTCTGGAAGAGCAGCCAAACTACGACGATGCTCTCGACCTGCGAAAAGCCCGCTGCTTCCTGCAAACGCAACGTCCCATCGAAGCATGGCTGCTTCTGGAAGGCATCGCCCTCGACCCGAACTCCGAACACGCCGATCTAGCTCACTTGGAGTGGATCAGCGCCGCCCGCTCCATGCAGGCATGGAAAGCCTCCTCAATCATCGGCCAGGCCTACATCGAACGCTATCCGGAAAGCCCCGCCGTCGCTCAAGCGCTCTACTGGATCGCCCAAGCCCAAATCGATACCGAGGCCTACCAGGACGCCCTGCAGACCCTGAATTCACTGGTCAACCAAAGCGACATCGCTCAATCGCTTCGAACCAGCGCCGTCTACTTTATCGGCATCTGCCGCGCTCAACTCGAACAGCTCGACCTTGCGATCGAGGCTTTCAAGACCGCCTACGCCCTTCAGCCAGATTCGCTGCTCGCTGCCCAGGCCAAGCTCTGGCAGGGCATCTGCCTGTTTCAAAAAAGTGAATACACGCAGGCGATCGCCTGCTACCGCACCGTGCTGAGCCAGGAGGCTTGGCTCAGTCTGCACGGCGAAGCTGGCTACCGCATCGCCCTTTGCCACTACGCGGACAACGATGACCAGACCGCCTCGCAGCAGCTTGAGGACTGGTTCGCGAGCTATCCTCGACACGCTCGCCAAGACGAGGCCTACATGCTCTACGGAGACCTGCTTCGCGACGCCAGTCGAACGGGCGAGGCCATCAACGCTTACCTCAAGGTATCGAACGACGATCGCGAGCTACGCTTCTTCGCTCTCTCGACCTGCATCCCGCTCCTGCGCGAAGGGGACCAAGCCGACAAGGCGCTCGCCCTTCTAAAGGACTACCTCCAAGCCTTGGTCCCCGCAAAGCATGTCGGTGCCGCTCACGCCATCGCTTGCGATCTGCTAACGGAAACTGGCCAGAGGGACGCCGCTCGCGAACTGCTGACCAGGACCATCGAGCGCTATGGAAACGATGCCCACGCTCGAGGAACAACCGATCTCATCCTACGCGCCAGCAAAGAAGGCGCCCTCCAACCCGAGGCGCTTGGCGAGCAAGCCCTGAAAGGAAACCGCCATACCCTCGCCAGTCGGTGCCTGCTCGCGGTGTCCCAAACTCTTCAATTAGACGGAAATCACCCGGAAGCAAAACGTCGTAACCTGGAACTTGTATCCAAATTTTCGATCGACGACCTGCCGCCGGAGTGCCTGCTTGCCGCCGGAACCGCTTTGGGCGATATCGGATCCGTCGACGCTTCCGACTACTTCGACAGAATCCTAGAGGCCTTTCCCGACTCGGGTTTCGGTCAGCATGCTCGTATCCAACTTGCTCGACTCCACTTGAACGCAGACAGCTACGAAAGCGCCCTGGAGCAACTCGCTCACGTTTCGATAGATGAGCTCACCCCTTCCCTAAGGGCGGAAGCGATGACACTGCTGGCCAAATCGAGCTTTGAGTTGCATCGGTACGATGCGTGTCGAGATGCCTGCGATGGGATCTTGCGCGACCGCGCCTCCACGCACCAACAAAAAGCGGAAGCCCTGTTTCGCATCGGCGAAATCGAAGCCAGGCAGGAACGACCCGAGCAAGCCTACGCCTACTTTCAGCGGATCTTCACGCTCTACCGCTCGGAAAGGGAACTGTGCGCCAGCGCCTACTTCAACTGCATGAAAATCCTGTATCGCAAAACCAGATACGACGACTCCCTCGCTCTCGCGGAGGAGTTGCTGGTACAGGATGACCTAGAATCATTCCCCGCCTATCTCGCCGCCCGCGATCTGGCTGATGAAATTCGCCAAATGCAATGA